A region of Laspinema palackyanum D2c DNA encodes the following proteins:
- a CDS encoding hybrid sensor histidine kinase/response regulator encodes MAVNLINNYEFLETLHSGGRTVIYRARNPEDGSKAIVKTLKSEYPSLADITRLRHEYQILENLHINTIIQPLGLETYKNGWALFLEDTGSISLGEWIVSHSLSQIKFLEVAISLVDAISELHNHHIIHKDIKPQNIIINPLTETIQLIDFSIASRLERESPTVSHPDLLEGTLAYMSPEQTGRMNRSIDYRTDFYSLGVTFYELLTGTLPFTSNDPLELVHSHIAKIPIPPHQVNPEIPEAISALIMKLLSKTAEERYQSAAGLKFDLETCLIQLQTTGEITQFIPGHADQAGQLAIPQKLYGRDAEITTLLNTFERVANGSTELMLVSGYSGIGKTVLVAEVHKPIVRQRGYFISGKFDQFKRNIPFASLIQAFQSLIRQLLTERDAQIQIWKERLLSALGNNGQVIIDVIPEVELIIGQQLPLPELAATESQNRFSRVFKQFISVFTTKEHPLVVFLDDLQWADSASLKLIELLMLDSESQYFLLIGAYRDNEVSPVHPTIQTIERIEQAGTVIHNIVLSALQLNHVEELVSETLKETVRSQPLAELLFNKTGGNPFFLTQLLLSLYQENLLVYHLNSGEWQWNMAQIHAIGITDYTVVELMGRNIRKLPKATQEVVKLAACIGNSFNLEVLGIVKEQSSSLTAAELWSALQAGLILPLSNEYKIPLVFSAEESSGISLSDVRVDYKFLHDRVQQAAYSLIPEEEKKQTHLKIGKLLLQSTNEEERKENIFTLVNQLNYGTDLLTSESEKYQLAGLNLMAGQKAKAATAYESAVKYLKVGLSLLEEGCWETDYPLILSLYNEAAEAVYLTGDFPQMQRLIEVVLQQALSLLDKVKVYEIQMQAYLAQGQVSESLNLGLSVLKELGIDLPDEPNFSDVQQALSHTSSVLGNKENEELLNLPLMRGPHQLATISILSQIWSSAYMGSPLMMPLIGCKQVDLSVEYGNAPVSSLAYALYAFFLCGFGEIERAYQLGQMALGLASQFNLKNIETKTGGIVYAGIVPWKEPLSKTLEPLRSNYFLGLESGELEYGHYCIYEYSYYSFFAGKPLGSLEREVAKISEALKNANQENSLEYQKMVWQGILNLIGEADNPEILKGKGYDEKMMMTPESQTDNQLGRHYFLTYKVMLCCLFGNYLEGLRAIAILEDSLGATSGQVTVTIYYFYESILRLGLYENGADAEKNLILARVEENQAKLQKWATHAPMNLLHKFYLVEAERYRVLGKKLEAIEMYDRAIALAKENHYIQDEAFACELSAKFYHSWGKQTIATAYMTDAYYGYIRWGANAKVQDLEQRYPELLASVLNPASNIQTTSTTASITQETITSSSAIDTSILDMASVIKASQVISMEIVLPHLLDKLMKILIENAGAERGTLILSHEGKWLIEASGTKEDVQVLQSLPVEESTDLAIAAIKYVIQTQEDVILKDASTEDFLSNDPYLQVHKTKSLLCLPILSHGQLKAILYLENNLISGAFTTRRVEVLKMLSSQAAIALENATLYHTLELKVEARTQELKTKNDRLEIEIKERQRAEKAADAANRAKSQFLASMSHELRTPLNGILGYAQILNRDKTLSQTQKSGVKIIHKCGEHLLNLINDVLDLSKIEAGKMELQTSPFHLPEFLHSIADICRVRAESKGISLIYEPSSHLPLGVCADEKRLRQVLINLLGNAVKFTESGGVTFKVEAFPPQTPDSEPPLITLRFLVRDTGIGIEPEQIGNIFLPFEQVNGTVRQTEGTGLGLAISSQLVQMMGSSIHLESEVGKGSQFWFEVELPRVENCPEELNESLQIIRGFVGAPRKILVVDDRWENRSVLVNLLTPLGFEVQEAMDGQDCLNQVSSFQPDCIIIDLVMPVMDGFEAMRRIRKMPEAKNVIAIGTSASIFSSQEQSCLNIGCNDFLLKPIRDDQLLSCLGSHLDLEWIYEEQAVGSAESSLIPASIPPHLSEAIAPKAEELAILFDLAMKGELVTIQERVQRLVDGEPRYAPFATQVIHLAKTFAEEELLAFVQGYMEAGQ; translated from the coding sequence ATGGCTGTCAACTTAATAAATAACTATGAATTCCTGGAAACCCTGCACTCAGGAGGCAGAACAGTTATTTATCGCGCTCGAAACCCTGAAGATGGGTCCAAGGCGATCGTCAAGACCCTCAAATCTGAATACCCCAGCCTCGCGGATATTACCCGCCTGCGCCACGAATATCAAATTTTAGAAAACCTTCACATCAACACCATTATTCAACCCCTCGGGTTAGAAACCTATAAAAACGGGTGGGCGCTTTTCCTAGAAGATACCGGGTCGATATCTTTAGGTGAGTGGATAGTTTCTCACTCTCTTTCTCAGATTAAATTTCTCGAAGTCGCAATTTCCCTCGTGGATGCTATCAGCGAACTCCACAACCATCACATTATTCATAAAGATATCAAACCTCAAAATATTATTATCAATCCCCTCACCGAAACGATTCAACTGATTGATTTCAGCATTGCCTCACGCCTCGAACGAGAAAGTCCCACCGTGAGTCATCCCGACTTACTCGAAGGGACCCTCGCCTATATGTCTCCGGAACAAACCGGCAGAATGAACCGCAGTATAGATTACCGGACTGATTTTTACTCCCTGGGAGTAACCTTCTATGAACTGTTAACGGGAACCTTACCCTTTACCAGTAACGACCCCTTAGAACTGGTCCATAGTCATATTGCCAAAATCCCAATTCCCCCCCATCAAGTCAATCCAGAAATTCCCGAAGCAATTTCTGCCTTGATTATGAAATTGCTCTCCAAAACCGCAGAAGAGCGCTATCAAAGTGCCGCCGGATTAAAATTTGACCTCGAAACCTGCTTAATCCAGTTACAAACCACCGGAGAAATTACCCAGTTTATTCCGGGTCATGCGGATCAAGCCGGACAACTCGCCATTCCTCAAAAACTTTATGGACGGGATGCCGAAATTACCACCCTGTTAAACACCTTTGAGCGGGTTGCGAATGGCAGCACTGAACTCATGCTAGTTTCCGGCTATTCCGGGATTGGAAAAACGGTTTTAGTCGCTGAAGTTCACAAACCAATTGTCCGACAACGGGGCTACTTTATTAGCGGTAAATTTGACCAATTCAAACGAAATATCCCCTTCGCTTCTCTGATTCAAGCCTTCCAATCCTTAATTCGGCAACTGCTCACGGAACGAGACGCCCAAATCCAGATTTGGAAAGAACGGCTATTATCCGCTTTGGGAAACAATGGACAAGTTATTATCGATGTGATTCCCGAAGTCGAACTCATTATCGGCCAACAACTCCCCCTCCCGGAACTAGCTGCCACCGAATCCCAAAATCGATTTAGTCGAGTCTTCAAACAATTTATCAGTGTATTTACCACAAAAGAACACCCCCTAGTTGTCTTTTTAGATGACCTACAGTGGGCCGACTCCGCCTCATTAAAACTGATTGAATTATTAATGCTCGATAGCGAGAGTCAGTATTTTCTCCTCATAGGAGCCTATCGAGATAACGAAGTCTCCCCCGTCCATCCCACGATTCAAACTATTGAAAGAATAGAACAAGCCGGGACAGTCATTCATAACATTGTCCTATCTGCCTTACAACTGAATCATGTTGAAGAGTTAGTGAGTGAGACTCTGAAGGAAACAGTCCGGTCCCAACCCTTAGCGGAACTGTTATTTAATAAAACCGGAGGAAATCCCTTCTTCCTGACACAACTGCTCTTAAGCTTGTATCAAGAAAATTTACTGGTTTATCACTTGAACAGTGGGGAATGGCAGTGGAATATGGCTCAGATTCACGCCATTGGGATTACCGATTATACCGTGGTTGAATTAATGGGTCGCAATATCCGCAAATTGCCGAAAGCGACCCAGGAAGTGGTCAAGTTAGCCGCTTGTATTGGGAATAGTTTTAATTTAGAAGTGCTGGGAATTGTCAAGGAGCAATCTAGTTCATTGACCGCAGCAGAATTATGGTCGGCCCTGCAAGCGGGGTTAATTTTACCGTTAAGTAATGAATATAAAATTCCCTTGGTCTTTAGTGCCGAGGAATCCTCCGGAATTTCCTTAAGCGATGTCCGGGTAGATTACAAATTTTTGCATGACCGAGTACAACAAGCGGCCTATTCTCTGATTCCCGAAGAGGAGAAAAAACAGACGCATTTAAAAATTGGAAAGCTGCTTTTACAGTCTACCAATGAGGAAGAACGGAAAGAAAATATTTTTACCTTGGTTAACCAACTCAATTATGGGACGGATTTACTCACCTCGGAATCGGAAAAATATCAACTGGCCGGTTTGAATTTGATGGCAGGACAAAAAGCCAAAGCAGCTACGGCTTATGAATCTGCGGTTAAATATTTAAAGGTGGGGTTGAGCTTATTAGAAGAAGGCTGTTGGGAAACTGACTACCCTCTGATATTATCGCTTTATAATGAGGCCGCAGAAGCGGTCTATCTGACGGGGGATTTTCCCCAGATGCAGCGATTGATTGAGGTAGTCTTACAGCAGGCTTTATCCCTCCTGGATAAAGTCAAGGTGTATGAAATCCAGATGCAAGCCTATTTAGCCCAAGGGCAGGTATCAGAATCCCTCAATTTGGGGCTATCAGTCTTAAAAGAATTAGGAATCGACTTGCCCGATGAGCCCAATTTTTCGGATGTTCAGCAAGCACTTTCTCATACCTCATCCGTTTTGGGGAATAAGGAAAATGAAGAGTTACTGAATCTTCCACTCATGAGGGGTCCTCATCAATTGGCCACGATTAGCATTCTGTCCCAAATTTGGTCTTCCGCCTATATGGGGTCACCCTTAATGATGCCTTTAATCGGGTGTAAACAGGTAGATTTATCGGTGGAATATGGGAATGCGCCAGTTTCTTCTTTGGCCTATGCTTTATATGCGTTTTTCTTGTGTGGCTTTGGGGAGATTGAGCGAGCTTATCAGTTAGGGCAAATGGCTTTAGGGTTGGCTTCTCAATTTAATTTAAAAAATATTGAAACCAAAACGGGTGGAATTGTTTATGCAGGAATTGTTCCGTGGAAAGAACCGTTGAGCAAGACTTTAGAGCCATTGCGCTCTAATTATTTTTTGGGACTAGAAAGCGGCGAATTAGAATATGGACATTATTGCATTTATGAGTACAGTTATTACTCATTTTTTGCCGGGAAGCCGCTGGGGTCGCTAGAGCGAGAAGTTGCAAAAATTAGTGAGGCCCTGAAAAATGCTAACCAAGAAAACTCTCTGGAGTATCAGAAAATGGTGTGGCAAGGGATTTTAAATTTAATTGGAGAGGCAGATAATCCAGAGATACTCAAGGGAAAAGGCTATGATGAAAAGATGATGATGACTCCGGAGAGCCAGACGGACAATCAATTGGGGCGTCATTATTTTTTAACCTATAAAGTCATGCTTTGTTGTCTGTTTGGCAATTACTTAGAAGGGTTGCGGGCTATTGCGATTCTTGAGGATTCATTGGGCGCAACTTCAGGACAGGTGACGGTCACTATCTATTATTTCTATGAATCTATCCTCCGGTTGGGTCTATATGAAAATGGAGCGGATGCTGAGAAAAATTTGATTCTGGCGCGGGTTGAAGAAAATCAAGCCAAACTCCAGAAATGGGCGACTCATGCACCGATGAATTTGTTACATAAATTCTATTTAGTAGAGGCGGAACGGTATCGGGTTTTAGGGAAAAAGTTGGAGGCGATCGAGATGTACGATCGCGCGATCGCCTTAGCGAAAGAAAACCATTATATCCAGGACGAAGCTTTCGCCTGTGAACTGAGCGCCAAATTTTATCACTCATGGGGTAAACAAACGATTGCTACAGCCTACATGACTGATGCTTACTATGGTTACATCCGCTGGGGTGCGAATGCGAAAGTCCAAGATTTGGAACAAAGGTATCCTGAATTATTGGCTTCAGTCTTGAATCCGGCGAGCAATATACAGACGACTTCCACGACTGCCTCCATCACCCAGGAAACGATCACGTCATCCAGTGCGATCGATACAAGTATTCTGGATATGGCATCGGTGATCAAAGCGTCCCAAGTGATTTCTATGGAAATTGTGCTGCCGCATTTGCTGGATAAATTGATGAAAATTTTAATTGAAAATGCGGGTGCAGAACGGGGAACCCTGATTTTATCCCATGAGGGGAAATGGTTAATTGAAGCCAGTGGGACGAAAGAAGACGTACAGGTGCTACAATCCCTCCCGGTTGAAGAAAGTACAGACTTGGCGATCGCCGCTATTAAATATGTAATTCAAACCCAGGAAGATGTCATTCTCAAGGATGCGAGTACAGAGGACTTCTTGAGTAATGACCCCTACCTTCAGGTCCACAAAACCAAGTCATTACTCTGTTTACCGATTCTGTCCCACGGTCAACTTAAAGCCATCTTATATTTGGAAAATAATTTAATTTCCGGGGCTTTTACAACTAGGCGGGTCGAGGTCTTAAAAATGTTGTCATCCCAAGCCGCGATCGCCTTGGAAAATGCCACCCTTTACCATACCCTAGAACTGAAAGTTGAAGCCAGAACTCAGGAATTAAAAACAAAAAACGACCGTTTAGAAATCGAAATCAAAGAACGGCAACGGGCCGAAAAAGCGGCTGATGCTGCGAATCGGGCCAAGAGTCAATTCCTGGCCAGTATGAGTCATGAACTGCGAACTCCCCTCAACGGAATTTTAGGCTATGCCCAAATTCTCAACCGAGACAAAACCCTGAGTCAAACTCAGAAAAGTGGGGTAAAAATTATTCACAAGTGCGGCGAACATTTGCTAAATCTAATTAACGATGTCTTAGATTTGTCCAAAATAGAAGCTGGAAAAATGGAATTGCAAACCAGCCCATTCCATCTACCGGAGTTTTTACACAGTATTGCCGATATCTGCCGGGTTCGCGCCGAAAGTAAAGGGATTTCCCTGATCTATGAACCCTCCTCTCACCTGCCGCTAGGGGTTTGTGCCGATGAAAAACGGTTGCGCCAGGTGTTGATTAACTTACTCGGGAATGCGGTCAAATTTACCGAAAGCGGTGGAGTCACCTTTAAAGTGGAAGCTTTCCCTCCGCAGACCCCAGATTCGGAACCTCCTCTGATTACCCTGCGATTTCTAGTCCGGGATACAGGAATTGGGATTGAACCGGAGCAAATCGGCAACATCTTTTTACCCTTTGAGCAGGTGAATGGAACTGTTCGTCAAACGGAAGGGACGGGATTGGGACTGGCGATTAGTTCTCAATTAGTCCAAATGATGGGGAGTTCGATTCATCTGGAGAGTGAGGTGGGAAAGGGGAGCCAGTTTTGGTTTGAAGTCGAATTGCCTCGGGTAGAAAATTGCCCCGAGGAACTCAACGAATCTCTACAAATTATTCGAGGATTTGTGGGCGCACCTCGGAAAATTTTGGTGGTGGATGACCGATGGGAAAATCGATCGGTCTTGGTGAATTTACTCACTCCCCTCGGATTTGAAGTCCAAGAAGCAATGGATGGGCAAGATTGCCTAAATCAAGTGTCTTCTTTTCAACCGGATTGCATCATCATTGATTTGGTGATGCCGGTGATGGATGGGTTTGAAGCGATGCGTCGGATTAGAAAAATGCCCGAGGCGAAAAATGTGATAGCCATCGGGACCTCCGCGAGTATTTTTTCGTCCCAAGAACAATCTTGTTTGAATATTGGCTGTAATGATTTTCTACTCAAACCGATTCGAGATGATCAACTGTTGAGTTGCTTAGGAAGCCATTTGGATTTAGAATGGATCTATGAGGAGCAAGCAGTTGGGAGTGCTGAATCCAGTCTGATCCCTGCTTCTATCCCCCCTCACTTGAGTGAAGCGATCGCCCCTAAAGCAGAGGAATTAGCTATTTTATTCGATTTGGCAATGAAGGGCGAATTGGTCACGATTCAAGAACGAGTGCAACGCTTGGTAGATGGGGAACCACGTTATGCACCGTTTGCAACTCAGGTGATTCACTTGGCTAAAACCTTTGCCGAAGAGGAATTACTAGCTTTTGTTCAAGGGTATATGGAGGCAGGACAATGA
- a CDS encoding hybrid sensor histidine kinase/response regulator: protein MSDRSLELGTILIVDDMPTNLGSVVEFLSESGFKIWVARSGKSALKKVEYSQPDLILLDVLMPEMDGFETCEQLKQNPVTRDIPVIFMTALDDTENKVKGFNAGAVDYITKPIQHEEVLARVKTHLSIRHLTQKLEAEIVERDRARAELECLAQELENRVEHRTQALLETNNRLNQEINERKQAQFALQESENRERQKALQLERSLLQLQQMQSQLIQIEKMSALGQLVAGVAHEINNPVNFIYGNLTYAHNYTQDLIEIVELYQQHYPAPISEIEEAIESTELSFLKEDLPKILDSMQVGADRIREIVLSLRHFSRHEGFQMKSVNLHQGLDSTLMILNNRLKAKPDRPEIEVIREYDSHLPEVECYGGELNQVFMNILANAIDAIDEWNDRRTFAEMKAHPTRIVIRTEVTGKNQVTIRISDNGPGMSEAVRGCIFNPFFTTKPPGKGTGIGLSITWQIVVEKHKGNLRCTSSPNQGTIFEVEVPISHQVELLSLSA from the coding sequence ATGAGCGATCGCAGTCTGGAGTTAGGGACCATCTTAATCGTCGATGATATGCCGACCAATTTAGGCTCGGTGGTCGAGTTTTTGAGCGAATCTGGGTTTAAAATCTGGGTCGCTCGTAGCGGAAAAAGCGCCTTAAAAAAAGTCGAGTATTCTCAACCGGACTTAATCCTGTTAGATGTGCTCATGCCCGAAATGGATGGGTTTGAAACCTGCGAACAGTTGAAACAAAATCCGGTGACCCGAGATATTCCGGTGATTTTTATGACGGCCCTAGACGATACGGAAAATAAAGTCAAAGGGTTTAATGCTGGTGCAGTAGACTATATTACGAAGCCGATTCAACATGAAGAGGTCTTAGCGCGGGTGAAAACCCATTTGAGTATCCGCCATCTCACCCAAAAGCTGGAAGCGGAAATTGTGGAACGCGATCGCGCCAGGGCTGAACTGGAATGCCTTGCCCAAGAGTTGGAAAACCGGGTGGAACACCGGACCCAGGCATTGCTGGAAACCAACAATCGCCTCAACCAAGAAATTAATGAACGCAAACAAGCCCAGTTTGCCTTACAGGAATCGGAAAACCGAGAGCGACAGAAAGCCCTCCAACTCGAACGCTCCCTGTTGCAACTCCAGCAAATGCAAAGCCAACTGATTCAAATTGAAAAGATGTCGGCTTTAGGACAATTGGTCGCCGGGGTTGCTCATGAAATCAACAATCCGGTGAATTTCATTTATGGCAACCTCACCTACGCTCATAACTATACTCAAGACTTGATCGAAATTGTCGAGCTATATCAGCAGCATTACCCGGCACCGATTTCTGAGATAGAAGAAGCGATCGAATCCACCGAACTTTCTTTTCTTAAGGAAGATTTACCGAAGATTTTGGACTCCATGCAAGTAGGGGCCGATCGCATTCGGGAAATTGTCTTATCCTTACGGCATTTTTCCCGGCATGAGGGATTTCAGATGAAGTCGGTTAACTTGCATCAAGGACTGGACAGTACCTTGATGATTTTAAATAACCGCCTGAAAGCCAAACCCGATCGCCCAGAGATTGAAGTGATCCGCGAGTATGATTCCCATTTACCGGAGGTGGAATGCTATGGCGGCGAACTGAATCAAGTGTTTATGAATATTCTGGCCAATGCGATCGATGCGATCGATGAGTGGAACGACCGGAGAACCTTCGCTGAAATGAAAGCGCATCCCACACGCATTGTAATTCGCACGGAAGTTACGGGCAAAAATCAGGTGACTATTCGCATTTCCGACAATGGACCGGGAATGTCCGAAGCGGTCCGAGGCTGTATCTTCAATCCCTTTTTCACCACAAAACCCCCCGGGAAAGGAACTGGAATCGGACTCTCGATTACATGGCAAATTGTGGTAGAAAAACACAAGGGAAATCTACGCTGTACCTCTTCCCCCAATCAAGGCACTATCTTTGAAGTGGAAGTTCCCATTTCCCATCAAGTTGAGCTGTTATCCCTATCTGCTTAG